The genomic DNA AACACGACGGCGGTACGGCATCGTGACCCGGATGCCACCGACGAGGCAGGGAATCTTGCCGCGATCCGCGGCCAGCTCGCCGGGCGGATGGGGGAGATCACGGTCGACTGTTCGGAGGGAATCCGCATCGGGAACTACGACGCCTGCGACGAGATGAACGGGAGCTACAGCGACGCGCTCTCGAAGTACGTCGATGTGACCGGGCGGGACGCTGGCGGGACCGAGGACGGCACGCAGTCCGCAGAGGATTACCGCGAGCTGCAGCGCGAGACGCGCGAGCTGGCCAACGAGACCCAGCAGTTCCAGCAGACCTACCGCGAGTACCGTGAGGCGCGACGGAACGGCAACACGACGCGGGTGCGACGGCTGGCCCGGGAACTGCTCGAGTTACGGGAGGGTATCCAGCGGACCGGGACGAACGTCTCCCGGTCAGCGAACGACGTCGGGAACCGGACCGGCATCTCGCTCGCGGCCGTCGAGCAGAACACGCAGGCCGTGACCGCGAACGTGACGAACACGACCGAGACCGTGGTCGTTGACGTGTTCGTCCCCACGGCGATGACCGTCTCGCGAGTAGGCCAGGGGAACGTCTCCGCCAGGGACCCGCTCGTCGTAACAGGAAGGGTACAGACGGCCAACGGGACGGCGGTTCCGAACGGGACCGTCGTGTTGGCAACCGGACCCGGACGCGGGGCGCGCCTCATCGACCGAACACGGGTGGCAGTCAACGAATCCGGGGCGTACCGACTGACCTATCGCCCGACGACCATCCCACCCGGTGAGCGAACGCTATCGCTTCGGTACCAGCCACCGCTTGCATCGGTGTACCTTCCGGCGAATGGAACCGTCGACACCACGATCGAGCAGATTCGTGCCCAGCTTGCAGTCGGTGAGACACCCGAGACACTCCGGTATCGCGACGAGATACGTGCCGTGGCGCGTGTCACGGGTGGCGAAGGCGAGTCTATCGCCCTGCAGCGCGTGCCGCTTGCGCTGCGTGTCGACGGGCAGACACTCGCAGGGGCCGAGACCAACGGGACGGGCGATGCGGTGCTGCGGTCACGTCTGCCGGCCGGCATCACCCCGGGGAACCGAACCCTGACGGTCGCGGGGGCGACGCGGGGCCGTGCTGTAATCGTCGGGTCGATCAGTCGCGACGTTCGGGTCGCTCCGACCGAGGCGGCTCTCGATGCACGGGCCGTCCAGACGAGTGCCGGGGCGCGCACGATTCGGGTGGTCGGGCGGCTGCGTGCCGACGGCCAGGGCGTGCCCGCACAGGATCTCGGGGTTCGTGTCGATGGACGACTCGTGACGACACTCGAGACGAACGCGACCGGCCACTACCGCAAGACGGTGACGGTGCCGAACGCGTCGTTCCCGGCGACCGGCACCGGGGACGTGGGAGTCGTCGTCACGTTCGACGGCGCCGGGACGAATCTCGAGAGTACTCGCGTCCGACAGCAACTCACCCTGCAGCGCGGAGCAACGGCATCATCCGGCGGCGTATTCGACCAGGTGGTTGGTTTCGTTGAAGCCAACCCAGCGGTGGTGGCCGGTGGCGTGGTGCTAGGGCTCCTGTTCGTCGCTGGTGCGTTCCTCTTCCTCCGTCGGCGCGGGGACGAGGCGAGCGAGTCGGTGGTCGCTGCGGAGTCCTCTGCTGGAGGTGCCGACGATGGTGGGACGGAAGGCGATGTTGAACGGGGTCCTGGCGTGGAGGCGGTACAGGAGGCACTCGGCGACGGCGCCTACGCCCGTGCGGTGCTGTCGGGCTACGCGGCCGTCCGGCGTGGACTGCCCGTCCCGGAGCAGTCCTCGGTCACGCACTGGGAGTTCTATCGTCGGGCCAGCGAGGCCGGTCTGTCGGAGCGGCAACTCGAGGCACTGCGTGACGTGACTGAGGCGTTCGAGCGTGTG from Haloglomus litoreum includes the following:
- a CDS encoding DUF4129 domain-containing protein, translating into MRRRVVLVLAVCLVVAGLVTPISAAGASTVDHAGGDEAVLGSTVGTLQAENNTTAVRHRDPDATDEAGNLAAIRGQLAGRMGEITVDCSEGIRIGNYDACDEMNGSYSDALSKYVDVTGRDAGGTEDGTQSAEDYRELQRETRELANETQQFQQTYREYREARRNGNTTRVRRLARELLELREGIQRTGTNVSRSANDVGNRTGISLAAVEQNTQAVTANVTNTTETVVVDVFVPTAMTVSRVGQGNVSARDPLVVTGRVQTANGTAVPNGTVVLATGPGRGARLIDRTRVAVNESGAYRLTYRPTTIPPGERTLSLRYQPPLASVYLPANGTVDTTIEQIRAQLAVGETPETLRYRDEIRAVARVTGGEGESIALQRVPLALRVDGQTLAGAETNGTGDAVLRSRLPAGITPGNRTLTVAGATRGRAVIVGSISRDVRVAPTEAALDARAVQTSAGARTIRVVGRLRADGQGVPAQDLGVRVDGRLVTTLETNATGHYRKTVTVPNASFPATGTGDVGVVVTFDGAGTNLESTRVRQQLTLQRGATASSGGVFDQVVGFVEANPAVVAGGVVLGLLFVAGAFLFLRRRGDEASESVVAAESSAGGADDGGTEGDVERGPGVEAVQEALGDGAYARAVLSGYAAVRRGLPVPEQSSVTHWEFYRRASEAGLSERQLEALRDVTEAFERVSFAGQTPDEDEAASIVETVRNALGDGSDTSVDAARADD